CCTTCTTTCCGATGTCGAGCTGCAGTTCGATCTGTTCCTCCCAGAAGTCGGTCTGGAAGCGCGGGTCCTCCAGCTCCGATTCGAGGGCGTTCACGTCCGAGTCCGCCAGCGGGTCCGTCGGCAGGTCGTAGTCGACGATGTCCTGCGGGCGGATGCCGACGTACTCTGCCTCCGGCGTCGCGAGGTACTCCGAGAGGTGCGCGGACTTGATCGACCCGTAGGCGACCGACCCGAAGATGCGGTACGACCACGGGTCGCCGTCAGTGAAGACCACGACCGGGAGGTCGAGTTCGTCGTGCAGGCGCTTGGTGATCCGCCGGGTCGCGCGCGCCGGCTGGCCCTTCAGGTGGACGACGAGGCAGTTGTAGTCGGTGTCGAAGCCGTTCTCGATGAGCCGGTCGCGCATGCCGCCGGTCTCCACCGCCAGCACGAAGTCGATGTCGTGGTCGAGGAACTCGATCGTGTCGGGGTTGTTGGGGATCTGGTAGCCGCCCTCCCCGACGTCCTCCTGGCAGTGGATGTCGCGCTCGCCGCGGCGGGTCTGCTCGCGGAGCTCCAGCGGACCCATCAGCGTCGCCCCGGACTCCTCCGGGCGCAT
This genomic stretch from Halobaculum roseum harbors:
- a CDS encoding DNA topoisomerase IV subunit A, whose protein sequence is MSADTPESDTKLNEAEAREQLIDLAADIYDQFERGDIPQMSLPTRTKSNIVFDDESGVWVYGDRTSTRSANSVRGARKLLKAAYTVEFLAQQLDEDRSSTLRELYYLSESWDSEDAGFNDQDESNQLVEDLEIVSGVTREDFHMRPEESGATLMGPLELREQTRRGERDIHCQEDVGEGGYQIPNNPDTIEFLDHDIDFVLAVETGGMRDRLIENGFDTDYNCLVVHLKGQPARATRRITKRLHDELDLPVVVFTDGDPWSYRIFGSVAYGSIKSAHLSEYLATPEAEYVGIRPQDIVDYDLPTDPLADSDVNALESELEDPRFQTDFWEEQIELQLDIGKKAEQQALAAQGLDFVTDTYLPDRLGEMGIL